A single Vulpes lagopus strain Blue_001 chromosome 3, ASM1834538v1, whole genome shotgun sequence DNA region contains:
- the CIITA gene encoding MHC class II transactivator isoform X3 yields the protein MNHFQTILARVRMLLSSHQPSQVQALLDNMLEKELLSQEYHCALLREPDGEALARKISLTLLEKGDPDLALLRWAWSGWQTPVAEGDPDSFKDHADSGQFAAMELGPLEGGYLELLNSSTDPLQLFHLYDQTDLAREEIELFSEPDMDTINCEQFSRLLCDMEGDEETRETYANIAELDQYVFQDSQLEGLGKDIFIEHIGLEDMISETVEVLEEAGQKSQKRPEPLTVPMVTGTFLVGSVSDPLALPCLSPPAVFSEQPAPVQSWLGETVLMPVPASGSLLSCLSLPAGGIQIVPSLPSLPQGLWPISGAGTGVSGMVIYQGEMPQASQVLPSSGPAVQSLPKSPDRPGSTSPFAPSAADLPGMPEPALTSRANMTEDQLSPPRCVAAHEVSSKPPKLPESVEQFCSSLRDKYQAEPAGPDGILVEVELVRARLEKSSSKSQDRELATPDWAERQLARGGLAEVLLAAGDRRRLRETQVIAVLGKAGQGKSRWAREVSRAWACGQLPQYDFVFYIPCHCLDHVGDTYRLQDLLFSLGPRPQPVDDEVFGHILKRPDRVLLILDAFEGLEGQDGTCGPASTEPQSLRGLLAGLFQRKLLRGCTLLLIARPRGRLAQSLSKADVMFEVAGFSAQQAETYMTRYLDHSGATEHREQALALLRGQPFLLSHSHSPTVCQAVCQLSEALLELGDGAELPSTLTGLYVGLLGPAAQDSPPGALAGLARLAWELGRRHRGTLQESQFPSAEVRAWAVAKGLVRPVPGAPDTELAFSSFLLQCFLGAVWLALSSEIKDKELPQYLALTPRKKRPYDNWLEGVPRFLAGLLFQPHADCLGALAGPAGVTLGDRKQKVLSRYLKRLQPGTLRAGRLLELLHCAHEASDPALWQHVVQGLPGRLSFLGTRLTPPNAYVLGSALAAAGRDFSLDLRSTGIDPSGLGSLVGLSCVTHFRAALSDAVGLWESLQQRGETKLLRVVEEKFTIEPFKAKSPKDVEDLGNLVQIQRTRSSLEDTAGELPAVRDLKKLEFALGSVFGPQAFPKLVKILEAFSSLQHLDLDSLSENKIGDEGVEQLSATFPRLKALETLNLSQNSITDVGACKLAEALPSLAPSLLRLSLYNNYICDVGAESLAQVLPDMVSLRVLDVQYNKFTGAGAQQLAASLRKCPHMETLAMWTPTIPFGVHEHLQQLDSRISLR from the exons ACAGTGGACAGTTTGCCGCCATGGAGTTGGGGCCTCTGGAAGGCGGGTACCTGGAGCTTCTCAACAGCAGTACCGATCCCTTGCAGCTCTTCCACCTCTATGACCAGACGGACCTGGCTAGAGAAGAGATTGAGCTCTTCTCAG AACCCGACATGGACACCATCAACTGCGAACAGTTCAGCAGACTGTTGTGTGACATGGAAGGTGACGAAGAGACCAGGGAGACTTATGCCAATATCG CGGAACTGGACCAGTACGTGTTCCAGGACTCCCAACTGGAGGGTCTGGGCAAAGACATTTTCA TCGAGCATATAGGATTAGAAGACATGATCAGCGAGACTGTGGAGGTGCTAGAGGAAGCAGGacagaaaagtcagaaaagaC CTGAGCCCCTCACTGTACCCATGGTGACCGGCACCTTCCTGGTGGGGTCAGTGAGTGACCCCTTGGCTCTTCCCTGCCTGTCACCACCTGCCGTGTTCAGCGAGCAGCCCGCACCTGTCCAGAGCTGGCTCGGGGAGACTGTCCTGATGCCAG TACCTGCCTCCGGTTCCTTGCTGAGCTGCCTGAGTCTTCCTGCTGGTGGCATCCAGATcgtccccagcctcccctccctgccccaggggctCTGGCCCATCTCGGGGGCTGGGACAGGGGTGTCTGGCATGGTCATCTATCAAG GGGAGATGCCCCAGGCCAGCCAGGTGCTTCCTTCCAGTGGCCCAGCCGTGCAGAGTCTCCCCAAGTCCCCAGATCGGCCCGGCTCCACCAGCCCCTTTGCCCCATCTGCCGCTGACCTTCCTGGCATGCCAGAACCAGCCCTGACCTCCCGTGCAAATATGACAG AGGACCAGCTGTCCCCTCCCCGATGTGTGGCAGCTCATGAGGTCTCCAGCAAGCCTCCAAAATTGCCCG AGAGCGTGGAGCAGTTCTGCAGCTCCCTGCGAGACAAGTACCAGGCTGAGCCCGCAGGCCCAGATGGCATCCTGGTGGAGGTGGAGCTGGTGAGGGCACGGCTGGAGAAGAGCAGCAGCAAGAGCCAGGACAGGGAGCTGGCCACCCCGGACTGGGCAGAGCGGCAGCTGGCCCGAGGGGGTCTGGCCGAGGTGCTGCTGGCCGCGGGTGACCGCCGGCGGCTGCGGGAGACGCAGGTGATCGCTGTGCTGGGTAAAGCAGGACAGGGGAAGAGTCGCTGGGCCCGAGAAGTGAGCCGGGCCTGGGCCTGCGGCCAGCTGCCACAGTACGACTTCGTCTTCTACATCCCCTGCCACTGTCTGGACCATGTGGGGGACACGTACCGCCTGCAGGATCTGCTCTTCTCCCTGGGGCCCCGGCCGCAGCCCGTGGATGACGAGGTCTTTGGCCACATCTTGAAGAGGCCCGACCGCGTTCTTCTCATCCTGGATGCCTTCGAGGGGCTCGAAGGCCAAGACGGCACGTGCGGCCCCGCGTCCACAGAGCCTCAGTCCCTCCGGGGGCTGCTGGCCGGCCTCTTCCAGCGTAAGCTGCTGCGAGGCTGCACCCTGCTGCTCATCGCCCGGCCCCGGGGCCGCCTGGCCCAGAGCCTGAGCAAGGCCGACGTCATGTTCGAGGTGGCCGGCTTCTCGGCCCAGCAGGCCGAGACCTACATGACGCGCTACTTGGACCACTCTGGGGCCACGGAGCACCGAGAGCAAGCCCTGGCCCTCCTTCGCGGCCAGCCGTTCCTCctcagccacagccacagccccaCCGTGTGCCAGGCTGTGTGTCAGCTCTCCGAGGCCCTCCTGGAGCTGGGTGACGGGGCCGAGCTGCCCTCCACGCTCACGGGACTCTACGTGGGCCTGCTAGGCCCTGCGGCCCAGGacagccccccaggggccctggcGGGACTGGCCAGGCTGGCGTGGGAGCTGGGCCGCAGACACCGGGGCACGCTGCAGGAGAGCCAGTTCCCATCGGCAGAGGTGAGGGCCTGGGCCGTGGCCAAGGGCTTGGTGCGGCCCGTCCCGGGGGCCCCAGACACGGAGCTGGCCTTCTCCAGCTTCCTCCTGCAGTGCTTCCTGGGGGCTGTGTGGCTGGCCCTGAGCAGTGAGATCAAGGACAAGGAGCTGCCACAGTACTTGGCATTGACGCCGAGGAAAAAGAGGCCCTATGACAACTGGCTGGAGGGTGTCCCGCGCTTCCTGGCCGGGCTGCTTTTCCAGCCTCATGCCGACTGCCTCGGAGCCCTGGCAGGGCCGGCCGGAGTCACCTTGGGGGACAGGAAGCAGAAAGTGCTCAGCAGGTACCTGAAGCGGCTGCAGCCAGGGACGCTCCGGGCCGGGCGGCTGCTGGAGCTGCTGCACTGTGCCCACGAGGCCTCGGACCCTGCGCTCTGGCAGCACGTAGTGCAGGGGCTCCCGGGTCGCCTGTCCTTCCTGGGCACCCGGCTCACGCCTCCCAACGCCTATGTGCTGGGCAGTGCCTTGGCAGCGGCGGGCCGAGACTTCTCCCTGGACCTCCGCAGCACTGGCATCGACCCCTCTGGACTGGGGAGCCTCGTGGGACTCAGCTGTGTCACCCATTTCAG GGCTGCGCTGAGTGACGCGGTGGGGCTGTGGGAGTCTCTCCAGCAGCGAGGGGAGACCAAGCTGCTCCGGGTGGTGGAGGAGAAGTTCACCATCGAGCCTTTCAAGGCCAAGTCCCCGAAGGACGTGGAAGACCTGGGCAACCTCGTGCAGATCCAGAG GACGAGGAGTTCCTTGGAAGACACAGCTGGAGAACTCCCTGCTGTCCGGGACCTCAAGAAGCTGGAGTTTGC GCTGGGCTCGGTCTTCGGCCCCCAGGCTTTCCCCAAACTGGTGAAGATCCTCGAGGCTTTTTCCTCTCTTCAGCATCTGGA CCTGGACTCGCTGAGTGAGAACAAGATCGGGGACGAGGGTGTGGAGCAGCTGTCAGCCACCTTCCCACGGCTGAAGGCCCTGGAGACTCTCAA CCTATCCCAGAACAGCATCACCGACGTGGGCGCCTGCAAGCTCGCCGaggccctgccctccctggctcCATCCCTCCTCAGGCTGAG CCTGTACAATAACTACATCTGTGACGTGGGAGCTGAGAGCCTGGCACAGGTGCTTCCAGACATGGTGTCCCTCCGGGTGTTGGA TGTCCAGTATAACAAGTTCACGGGCGCCGGGGCCCAGCAGCTCGCCGCCAGCCTGAGAAAGTGCCCTCACATGGAGACACTGGC GATGTGGACGCCCACCATCCCGTTCGGCGTCCATGAACACCTGCAGCAGCTGGACTCACGGATCAGCCTGAGATGA
- the CIITA gene encoding MHC class II transactivator isoform X1 — protein sequence MNHFQTILARVRMLLSSHQPSQVQALLDNMLEKELLSQEYHCALLREPDGEALARKISLTLLEKGDPDLALLRWAWSGWQTPVAEGDPDSFKDHADSGQFAAMELGPLEGGYLELLNSSTDPLQLFHLYDQTDLAREEIELFSEPDMDTINCEQFSRLLCDMEGDEETRETYANIAELDQYVFQDSQLEGLGKDIFIEHIGLEDMISETVEVLEEAGQKSQKRPFPEELPVDLKHRKLAEPLTVPMVTGTFLVGSVSDPLALPCLSPPAVFSEQPAPVQSWLGETVLMPVPASGSLLSCLSLPAGGIQIVPSLPSLPQGLWPISGAGTGVSGMVIYQGEMPQASQVLPSSGPAVQSLPKSPDRPGSTSPFAPSAADLPGMPEPALTSRANMTEDQLSPPRCVAAHEVSSKPPKLPESVEQFCSSLRDKYQAEPAGPDGILVEVELVRARLEKSSSKSQDRELATPDWAERQLARGGLAEVLLAAGDRRRLRETQVIAVLGKAGQGKSRWAREVSRAWACGQLPQYDFVFYIPCHCLDHVGDTYRLQDLLFSLGPRPQPVDDEVFGHILKRPDRVLLILDAFEGLEGQDGTCGPASTEPQSLRGLLAGLFQRKLLRGCTLLLIARPRGRLAQSLSKADVMFEVAGFSAQQAETYMTRYLDHSGATEHREQALALLRGQPFLLSHSHSPTVCQAVCQLSEALLELGDGAELPSTLTGLYVGLLGPAAQDSPPGALAGLARLAWELGRRHRGTLQESQFPSAEVRAWAVAKGLVRPVPGAPDTELAFSSFLLQCFLGAVWLALSSEIKDKELPQYLALTPRKKRPYDNWLEGVPRFLAGLLFQPHADCLGALAGPAGVTLGDRKQKVLSRYLKRLQPGTLRAGRLLELLHCAHEASDPALWQHVVQGLPGRLSFLGTRLTPPNAYVLGSALAAAGRDFSLDLRSTGIDPSGLGSLVGLSCVTHFRAALSDAVGLWESLQQRGETKLLRVVEEKFTIEPFKAKSPKDVEDLGNLVQIQRTRSSLEDTAGELPAVRDLKKLEFALGSVFGPQAFPKLVKILEAFSSLQHLDLDSLSENKIGDEGVEQLSATFPRLKALETLNLSQNSITDVGACKLAEALPSLAPSLLRLSLYNNYICDVGAESLAQVLPDMVSLRVLDVQYNKFTGAGAQQLAASLRKCPHMETLAMWTPTIPFGVHEHLQQLDSRISLR from the exons ACAGTGGACAGTTTGCCGCCATGGAGTTGGGGCCTCTGGAAGGCGGGTACCTGGAGCTTCTCAACAGCAGTACCGATCCCTTGCAGCTCTTCCACCTCTATGACCAGACGGACCTGGCTAGAGAAGAGATTGAGCTCTTCTCAG AACCCGACATGGACACCATCAACTGCGAACAGTTCAGCAGACTGTTGTGTGACATGGAAGGTGACGAAGAGACCAGGGAGACTTATGCCAATATCG CGGAACTGGACCAGTACGTGTTCCAGGACTCCCAACTGGAGGGTCTGGGCAAAGACATTTTCA TCGAGCATATAGGATTAGAAGACATGATCAGCGAGACTGTGGAGGTGCTAGAGGAAGCAGGacagaaaagtcagaaaagaC CCTTCCCAGAGGAACTGCCCGTGGACTTGAAGCACAGGAAGCTAG CTGAGCCCCTCACTGTACCCATGGTGACCGGCACCTTCCTGGTGGGGTCAGTGAGTGACCCCTTGGCTCTTCCCTGCCTGTCACCACCTGCCGTGTTCAGCGAGCAGCCCGCACCTGTCCAGAGCTGGCTCGGGGAGACTGTCCTGATGCCAG TACCTGCCTCCGGTTCCTTGCTGAGCTGCCTGAGTCTTCCTGCTGGTGGCATCCAGATcgtccccagcctcccctccctgccccaggggctCTGGCCCATCTCGGGGGCTGGGACAGGGGTGTCTGGCATGGTCATCTATCAAG GGGAGATGCCCCAGGCCAGCCAGGTGCTTCCTTCCAGTGGCCCAGCCGTGCAGAGTCTCCCCAAGTCCCCAGATCGGCCCGGCTCCACCAGCCCCTTTGCCCCATCTGCCGCTGACCTTCCTGGCATGCCAGAACCAGCCCTGACCTCCCGTGCAAATATGACAG AGGACCAGCTGTCCCCTCCCCGATGTGTGGCAGCTCATGAGGTCTCCAGCAAGCCTCCAAAATTGCCCG AGAGCGTGGAGCAGTTCTGCAGCTCCCTGCGAGACAAGTACCAGGCTGAGCCCGCAGGCCCAGATGGCATCCTGGTGGAGGTGGAGCTGGTGAGGGCACGGCTGGAGAAGAGCAGCAGCAAGAGCCAGGACAGGGAGCTGGCCACCCCGGACTGGGCAGAGCGGCAGCTGGCCCGAGGGGGTCTGGCCGAGGTGCTGCTGGCCGCGGGTGACCGCCGGCGGCTGCGGGAGACGCAGGTGATCGCTGTGCTGGGTAAAGCAGGACAGGGGAAGAGTCGCTGGGCCCGAGAAGTGAGCCGGGCCTGGGCCTGCGGCCAGCTGCCACAGTACGACTTCGTCTTCTACATCCCCTGCCACTGTCTGGACCATGTGGGGGACACGTACCGCCTGCAGGATCTGCTCTTCTCCCTGGGGCCCCGGCCGCAGCCCGTGGATGACGAGGTCTTTGGCCACATCTTGAAGAGGCCCGACCGCGTTCTTCTCATCCTGGATGCCTTCGAGGGGCTCGAAGGCCAAGACGGCACGTGCGGCCCCGCGTCCACAGAGCCTCAGTCCCTCCGGGGGCTGCTGGCCGGCCTCTTCCAGCGTAAGCTGCTGCGAGGCTGCACCCTGCTGCTCATCGCCCGGCCCCGGGGCCGCCTGGCCCAGAGCCTGAGCAAGGCCGACGTCATGTTCGAGGTGGCCGGCTTCTCGGCCCAGCAGGCCGAGACCTACATGACGCGCTACTTGGACCACTCTGGGGCCACGGAGCACCGAGAGCAAGCCCTGGCCCTCCTTCGCGGCCAGCCGTTCCTCctcagccacagccacagccccaCCGTGTGCCAGGCTGTGTGTCAGCTCTCCGAGGCCCTCCTGGAGCTGGGTGACGGGGCCGAGCTGCCCTCCACGCTCACGGGACTCTACGTGGGCCTGCTAGGCCCTGCGGCCCAGGacagccccccaggggccctggcGGGACTGGCCAGGCTGGCGTGGGAGCTGGGCCGCAGACACCGGGGCACGCTGCAGGAGAGCCAGTTCCCATCGGCAGAGGTGAGGGCCTGGGCCGTGGCCAAGGGCTTGGTGCGGCCCGTCCCGGGGGCCCCAGACACGGAGCTGGCCTTCTCCAGCTTCCTCCTGCAGTGCTTCCTGGGGGCTGTGTGGCTGGCCCTGAGCAGTGAGATCAAGGACAAGGAGCTGCCACAGTACTTGGCATTGACGCCGAGGAAAAAGAGGCCCTATGACAACTGGCTGGAGGGTGTCCCGCGCTTCCTGGCCGGGCTGCTTTTCCAGCCTCATGCCGACTGCCTCGGAGCCCTGGCAGGGCCGGCCGGAGTCACCTTGGGGGACAGGAAGCAGAAAGTGCTCAGCAGGTACCTGAAGCGGCTGCAGCCAGGGACGCTCCGGGCCGGGCGGCTGCTGGAGCTGCTGCACTGTGCCCACGAGGCCTCGGACCCTGCGCTCTGGCAGCACGTAGTGCAGGGGCTCCCGGGTCGCCTGTCCTTCCTGGGCACCCGGCTCACGCCTCCCAACGCCTATGTGCTGGGCAGTGCCTTGGCAGCGGCGGGCCGAGACTTCTCCCTGGACCTCCGCAGCACTGGCATCGACCCCTCTGGACTGGGGAGCCTCGTGGGACTCAGCTGTGTCACCCATTTCAG GGCTGCGCTGAGTGACGCGGTGGGGCTGTGGGAGTCTCTCCAGCAGCGAGGGGAGACCAAGCTGCTCCGGGTGGTGGAGGAGAAGTTCACCATCGAGCCTTTCAAGGCCAAGTCCCCGAAGGACGTGGAAGACCTGGGCAACCTCGTGCAGATCCAGAG GACGAGGAGTTCCTTGGAAGACACAGCTGGAGAACTCCCTGCTGTCCGGGACCTCAAGAAGCTGGAGTTTGC GCTGGGCTCGGTCTTCGGCCCCCAGGCTTTCCCCAAACTGGTGAAGATCCTCGAGGCTTTTTCCTCTCTTCAGCATCTGGA CCTGGACTCGCTGAGTGAGAACAAGATCGGGGACGAGGGTGTGGAGCAGCTGTCAGCCACCTTCCCACGGCTGAAGGCCCTGGAGACTCTCAA CCTATCCCAGAACAGCATCACCGACGTGGGCGCCTGCAAGCTCGCCGaggccctgccctccctggctcCATCCCTCCTCAGGCTGAG CCTGTACAATAACTACATCTGTGACGTGGGAGCTGAGAGCCTGGCACAGGTGCTTCCAGACATGGTGTCCCTCCGGGTGTTGGA TGTCCAGTATAACAAGTTCACGGGCGCCGGGGCCCAGCAGCTCGCCGCCAGCCTGAGAAAGTGCCCTCACATGGAGACACTGGC GATGTGGACGCCCACCATCCCGTTCGGCGTCCATGAACACCTGCAGCAGCTGGACTCACGGATCAGCCTGAGATGA
- the CIITA gene encoding MHC class II transactivator isoform X2 produces MPLLRGRVFCWSLACLLCLLSLACLVSGPLTGLRGSAGDEAVCSRAGHPDSRLGRLKAPDSGSSCLIGFPTMRCPAPCPAGPYLPEPQDSGQFAAMELGPLEGGYLELLNSSTDPLQLFHLYDQTDLAREEIELFSEPDMDTINCEQFSRLLCDMEGDEETRETYANIAELDQYVFQDSQLEGLGKDIFIEHIGLEDMISETVEVLEEAGQKSQKRPFPEELPVDLKHRKLAEPLTVPMVTGTFLVGSVSDPLALPCLSPPAVFSEQPAPVQSWLGETVLMPVPASGSLLSCLSLPAGGIQIVPSLPSLPQGLWPISGAGTGVSGMVIYQGEMPQASQVLPSSGPAVQSLPKSPDRPGSTSPFAPSAADLPGMPEPALTSRANMTEDQLSPPRCVAAHEVSSKPPKLPESVEQFCSSLRDKYQAEPAGPDGILVEVELVRARLEKSSSKSQDRELATPDWAERQLARGGLAEVLLAAGDRRRLRETQVIAVLGKAGQGKSRWAREVSRAWACGQLPQYDFVFYIPCHCLDHVGDTYRLQDLLFSLGPRPQPVDDEVFGHILKRPDRVLLILDAFEGLEGQDGTCGPASTEPQSLRGLLAGLFQRKLLRGCTLLLIARPRGRLAQSLSKADVMFEVAGFSAQQAETYMTRYLDHSGATEHREQALALLRGQPFLLSHSHSPTVCQAVCQLSEALLELGDGAELPSTLTGLYVGLLGPAAQDSPPGALAGLARLAWELGRRHRGTLQESQFPSAEVRAWAVAKGLVRPVPGAPDTELAFSSFLLQCFLGAVWLALSSEIKDKELPQYLALTPRKKRPYDNWLEGVPRFLAGLLFQPHADCLGALAGPAGVTLGDRKQKVLSRYLKRLQPGTLRAGRLLELLHCAHEASDPALWQHVVQGLPGRLSFLGTRLTPPNAYVLGSALAAAGRDFSLDLRSTGIDPSGLGSLVGLSCVTHFRAALSDAVGLWESLQQRGETKLLRVVEEKFTIEPFKAKSPKDVEDLGNLVQIQRTRSSLEDTAGELPAVRDLKKLEFALGSVFGPQAFPKLVKILEAFSSLQHLDLDSLSENKIGDEGVEQLSATFPRLKALETLNLSQNSITDVGACKLAEALPSLAPSLLRLSLYNNYICDVGAESLAQVLPDMVSLRVLDVQYNKFTGAGAQQLAASLRKCPHMETLAMWTPTIPFGVHEHLQQLDSRISLR; encoded by the exons ACAGTGGACAGTTTGCCGCCATGGAGTTGGGGCCTCTGGAAGGCGGGTACCTGGAGCTTCTCAACAGCAGTACCGATCCCTTGCAGCTCTTCCACCTCTATGACCAGACGGACCTGGCTAGAGAAGAGATTGAGCTCTTCTCAG AACCCGACATGGACACCATCAACTGCGAACAGTTCAGCAGACTGTTGTGTGACATGGAAGGTGACGAAGAGACCAGGGAGACTTATGCCAATATCG CGGAACTGGACCAGTACGTGTTCCAGGACTCCCAACTGGAGGGTCTGGGCAAAGACATTTTCA TCGAGCATATAGGATTAGAAGACATGATCAGCGAGACTGTGGAGGTGCTAGAGGAAGCAGGacagaaaagtcagaaaagaC CCTTCCCAGAGGAACTGCCCGTGGACTTGAAGCACAGGAAGCTAG CTGAGCCCCTCACTGTACCCATGGTGACCGGCACCTTCCTGGTGGGGTCAGTGAGTGACCCCTTGGCTCTTCCCTGCCTGTCACCACCTGCCGTGTTCAGCGAGCAGCCCGCACCTGTCCAGAGCTGGCTCGGGGAGACTGTCCTGATGCCAG TACCTGCCTCCGGTTCCTTGCTGAGCTGCCTGAGTCTTCCTGCTGGTGGCATCCAGATcgtccccagcctcccctccctgccccaggggctCTGGCCCATCTCGGGGGCTGGGACAGGGGTGTCTGGCATGGTCATCTATCAAG GGGAGATGCCCCAGGCCAGCCAGGTGCTTCCTTCCAGTGGCCCAGCCGTGCAGAGTCTCCCCAAGTCCCCAGATCGGCCCGGCTCCACCAGCCCCTTTGCCCCATCTGCCGCTGACCTTCCTGGCATGCCAGAACCAGCCCTGACCTCCCGTGCAAATATGACAG AGGACCAGCTGTCCCCTCCCCGATGTGTGGCAGCTCATGAGGTCTCCAGCAAGCCTCCAAAATTGCCCG AGAGCGTGGAGCAGTTCTGCAGCTCCCTGCGAGACAAGTACCAGGCTGAGCCCGCAGGCCCAGATGGCATCCTGGTGGAGGTGGAGCTGGTGAGGGCACGGCTGGAGAAGAGCAGCAGCAAGAGCCAGGACAGGGAGCTGGCCACCCCGGACTGGGCAGAGCGGCAGCTGGCCCGAGGGGGTCTGGCCGAGGTGCTGCTGGCCGCGGGTGACCGCCGGCGGCTGCGGGAGACGCAGGTGATCGCTGTGCTGGGTAAAGCAGGACAGGGGAAGAGTCGCTGGGCCCGAGAAGTGAGCCGGGCCTGGGCCTGCGGCCAGCTGCCACAGTACGACTTCGTCTTCTACATCCCCTGCCACTGTCTGGACCATGTGGGGGACACGTACCGCCTGCAGGATCTGCTCTTCTCCCTGGGGCCCCGGCCGCAGCCCGTGGATGACGAGGTCTTTGGCCACATCTTGAAGAGGCCCGACCGCGTTCTTCTCATCCTGGATGCCTTCGAGGGGCTCGAAGGCCAAGACGGCACGTGCGGCCCCGCGTCCACAGAGCCTCAGTCCCTCCGGGGGCTGCTGGCCGGCCTCTTCCAGCGTAAGCTGCTGCGAGGCTGCACCCTGCTGCTCATCGCCCGGCCCCGGGGCCGCCTGGCCCAGAGCCTGAGCAAGGCCGACGTCATGTTCGAGGTGGCCGGCTTCTCGGCCCAGCAGGCCGAGACCTACATGACGCGCTACTTGGACCACTCTGGGGCCACGGAGCACCGAGAGCAAGCCCTGGCCCTCCTTCGCGGCCAGCCGTTCCTCctcagccacagccacagccccaCCGTGTGCCAGGCTGTGTGTCAGCTCTCCGAGGCCCTCCTGGAGCTGGGTGACGGGGCCGAGCTGCCCTCCACGCTCACGGGACTCTACGTGGGCCTGCTAGGCCCTGCGGCCCAGGacagccccccaggggccctggcGGGACTGGCCAGGCTGGCGTGGGAGCTGGGCCGCAGACACCGGGGCACGCTGCAGGAGAGCCAGTTCCCATCGGCAGAGGTGAGGGCCTGGGCCGTGGCCAAGGGCTTGGTGCGGCCCGTCCCGGGGGCCCCAGACACGGAGCTGGCCTTCTCCAGCTTCCTCCTGCAGTGCTTCCTGGGGGCTGTGTGGCTGGCCCTGAGCAGTGAGATCAAGGACAAGGAGCTGCCACAGTACTTGGCATTGACGCCGAGGAAAAAGAGGCCCTATGACAACTGGCTGGAGGGTGTCCCGCGCTTCCTGGCCGGGCTGCTTTTCCAGCCTCATGCCGACTGCCTCGGAGCCCTGGCAGGGCCGGCCGGAGTCACCTTGGGGGACAGGAAGCAGAAAGTGCTCAGCAGGTACCTGAAGCGGCTGCAGCCAGGGACGCTCCGGGCCGGGCGGCTGCTGGAGCTGCTGCACTGTGCCCACGAGGCCTCGGACCCTGCGCTCTGGCAGCACGTAGTGCAGGGGCTCCCGGGTCGCCTGTCCTTCCTGGGCACCCGGCTCACGCCTCCCAACGCCTATGTGCTGGGCAGTGCCTTGGCAGCGGCGGGCCGAGACTTCTCCCTGGACCTCCGCAGCACTGGCATCGACCCCTCTGGACTGGGGAGCCTCGTGGGACTCAGCTGTGTCACCCATTTCAG GGCTGCGCTGAGTGACGCGGTGGGGCTGTGGGAGTCTCTCCAGCAGCGAGGGGAGACCAAGCTGCTCCGGGTGGTGGAGGAGAAGTTCACCATCGAGCCTTTCAAGGCCAAGTCCCCGAAGGACGTGGAAGACCTGGGCAACCTCGTGCAGATCCAGAG GACGAGGAGTTCCTTGGAAGACACAGCTGGAGAACTCCCTGCTGTCCGGGACCTCAAGAAGCTGGAGTTTGC GCTGGGCTCGGTCTTCGGCCCCCAGGCTTTCCCCAAACTGGTGAAGATCCTCGAGGCTTTTTCCTCTCTTCAGCATCTGGA CCTGGACTCGCTGAGTGAGAACAAGATCGGGGACGAGGGTGTGGAGCAGCTGTCAGCCACCTTCCCACGGCTGAAGGCCCTGGAGACTCTCAA CCTATCCCAGAACAGCATCACCGACGTGGGCGCCTGCAAGCTCGCCGaggccctgccctccctggctcCATCCCTCCTCAGGCTGAG CCTGTACAATAACTACATCTGTGACGTGGGAGCTGAGAGCCTGGCACAGGTGCTTCCAGACATGGTGTCCCTCCGGGTGTTGGA TGTCCAGTATAACAAGTTCACGGGCGCCGGGGCCCAGCAGCTCGCCGCCAGCCTGAGAAAGTGCCCTCACATGGAGACACTGGC GATGTGGACGCCCACCATCCCGTTCGGCGTCCATGAACACCTGCAGCAGCTGGACTCACGGATCAGCCTGAGATGA